Proteins from a single region of Candidatus Scalindua japonica:
- a CDS encoding UDP-N-acetylmuramoyl-tripeptide--D-alanyl-D-alanine ligase, producing the protein MNNIEVSDILQSTCGKLLLGIPESRITGVSTDSRGTKNGEIFFALKGDNYDGHKFIKQAISNGAIGAVISSNQEAIYLLLQECNECILIEVEDTLKALGDFAKLYRNRLRTNFIAVTGSNGKTTTKDMIYHVLRNFNSVTRSRKSFNNFIGVPLTIFETDITHEFCVVEMGTNAPGEIRRLSEIIFPDFTVLTNISHSHLEGLGSIEGVTNEKAEFIGNMAENGILIANADDHRCKQIANRFNGKVISFGFNQSADIKASNVKRNNSGFVFKVNSANIVKLPVLGRHNVYNALAVMAMCNAVGISLEDICDKFIDFEPPPMRMEKRIYGNIVVINDGYNSNPSSMSAALEEFSQLTVPGRRVLVCGDMLELGDFAESLHREIGAMIVSADIDVLFTVGSFSRFVAEEAIANGMPEERIQSHETSEDASSYVTSQLRKNDTVLIKGSRGMKLENVARKIESYFSKKNEKSSALLNLV; encoded by the coding sequence GTGAATAATATAGAAGTTTCTGATATCTTACAATCAACCTGTGGGAAGTTATTACTGGGTATTCCGGAATCACGCATAACAGGAGTATCAACTGACTCAAGGGGTACAAAAAATGGAGAAATATTTTTTGCCCTCAAGGGTGATAATTATGATGGCCACAAATTTATCAAGCAGGCTATTTCTAATGGTGCTATCGGTGCAGTGATATCAAGTAACCAAGAAGCCATTTATTTATTACTTCAAGAATGTAATGAATGTATTTTAATAGAAGTTGAAGATACATTAAAAGCCTTAGGCGACTTTGCAAAGTTATATCGTAATAGATTGAGGACAAATTTTATTGCTGTGACAGGCAGTAATGGCAAAACAACTACAAAAGATATGATTTATCATGTTCTTAGAAATTTTAACAGCGTTACCAGATCCAGGAAAAGTTTCAATAATTTTATTGGTGTACCGTTAACAATTTTTGAGACGGATATTACCCATGAATTTTGTGTTGTCGAGATGGGTACAAATGCTCCTGGCGAAATTAGAAGGTTATCTGAAATCATATTTCCTGATTTTACTGTCCTAACCAATATATCACACTCGCATCTTGAAGGTCTTGGCAGTATTGAAGGAGTTACAAATGAGAAAGCAGAATTTATCGGAAATATGGCTGAAAATGGGATTTTAATTGCGAATGCAGATGATCACAGGTGTAAACAGATTGCAAACCGTTTTAACGGAAAGGTTATCAGCTTTGGTTTTAATCAAAGCGCTGATATAAAAGCGTCGAACGTTAAACGTAATAATTCAGGTTTTGTTTTTAAGGTAAACAGCGCTAATATTGTCAAATTGCCTGTTTTAGGCAGGCACAATGTCTATAATGCCCTGGCTGTCATGGCTATGTGTAATGCCGTTGGTATTAGTTTGGAAGATATATGTGACAAATTCATTGATTTCGAACCTCCTCCTATGCGGATGGAGAAAAGGATTTACGGTAATATAGTGGTAATAAATGATGGATATAATTCAAACCCTTCGTCCATGTCTGCGGCATTAGAAGAATTCTCTCAATTAACTGTACCGGGAAGAAGGGTACTTGTTTGTGGGGATATGCTGGAGCTGGGTGATTTTGCGGAAAGTCTGCATAGAGAAATTGGTGCGATGATTGTCAGCGCTGATATTGATGTCCTGTTTACAGTCGGCTCTTTTTCCCGCTTTGTAGCAGAAGAAGCAATTGCCAATGGTATGCCGGAAGAGAGAATTCAAAGTCATGAGACCTCGGAAGATGCATCTTCTTACGTTACTTCACAATTAAGAAAAAATGATACCGTACTGATAAAAGGTTCAAGAGGAATGAAGCTTGAGAATGTTGCGCGTAAGATCGAGAGCTATTTCTCAAAGAAAAATGAAAAAAGTTCAGCGTTGTTGAACCTGGTCTGA
- the mraY gene encoding phospho-N-acetylmuramoyl-pentapeptide-transferase — MFYNLIYPLHDYFQGLEIIRFISFRAGLAALTAFLVSLLVGSQVIKMLKRGKVSEDTSKTDSEILKDLHSEKKDVPTMGGIIILIAIIISTLLWCNIFNIYVLLVLFTAVWLGILGFFDDYIKLTQKHAPGLTSASKLFFQCGLGLIIGLILYFHFKNIDEGTKLVIPFFKEVRPDLGAFYVLMVMFFVVGMSNAVNIADGLDGLAIGCTVIAGLALTLITYIVGRIDFSSYLQVPYIAGAGELSIFCSALVGAGLGFMWFNCFPAQAFMGDVGSLPLGGILGVVAIIVKQELLIFFIGSIFIIESVSVLLQVCVYKISGKRLFLCAPIHHHFQFKGWEETKVTMRFFIIAAIMALFSLITLKL; from the coding sequence TTGTTCTATAATCTGATTTATCCTCTTCATGATTATTTTCAGGGTCTTGAGATAATAAGATTTATATCATTTAGAGCTGGTCTTGCTGCTTTAACTGCGTTTTTAGTAAGTTTGCTGGTAGGATCACAAGTTATAAAAATGCTTAAAAGAGGTAAAGTTTCGGAGGATACTTCTAAAACAGATTCTGAAATCTTAAAAGACCTTCATAGTGAGAAAAAAGATGTTCCCACCATGGGCGGCATTATCATATTGATTGCAATAATTATTTCGACCTTACTCTGGTGTAATATTTTTAATATATATGTTTTGTTGGTCCTGTTTACGGCTGTCTGGCTTGGCATTCTTGGTTTTTTTGATGATTATATAAAACTGACACAAAAGCATGCTCCCGGTTTAACCAGTGCATCCAAACTCTTCTTTCAATGTGGATTGGGGCTGATAATTGGTTTAATATTATATTTTCATTTCAAGAATATTGATGAAGGTACAAAACTTGTAATACCATTCTTCAAAGAAGTCAGACCTGATCTTGGAGCGTTTTATGTTTTGATGGTAATGTTTTTCGTAGTAGGTATGTCAAATGCTGTCAATATTGCTGATGGCCTTGACGGATTGGCAATTGGATGTACGGTAATCGCTGGCCTTGCCTTAACTTTAATTACCTACATTGTAGGGAGGATTGACTTTAGTAGCTATTTACAGGTCCCTTATATTGCGGGCGCCGGTGAATTAAGTATTTTCTGCTCTGCATTGGTGGGTGCTGGACTGGGCTTTATGTGGTTTAATTGCTTTCCGGCTCAGGCATTTATGGGCGATGTAGGTTCATTGCCGCTGGGTGGTATACTTGGAGTCGTGGCTATTATTGTGAAGCAGGAGCTTCTTATCTTTTTCATAGGAAGTATATTTATCATCGAATCTGTTTCAGTCTTATTACAGGTATGTGTCTATAAAATCTCAGGTAAGAGACTGTTTCTGTGCGCGCCAATACATCACCACTTTCAATTTAAAGGTTGGGAGGAGACCAAAGTCACAATGAGATTTTTTATAATTGCCGCAATAATGGCGCTGTTTAGTTTGATAACATTAAAATTATGA
- the ftsW gene encoding putative lipid II flippase FtsW translates to MNVFRNQHAYGREMQPAQAAGFSFDAIRRLDPANVIMYLVTTLLVIGIIMIYSTSSAKIVDSAHSMNTTFLRHVMWVAIAVIGMLITMRLDYHYLQKYGMVIFAIAFIGLIVVLIPKFGTVTYGARRWIRFGSYFGYQPSEFAKLAMIIFMSGYITKNREKMSTFARGFVVPIVLIGVVSLLILKEPDFGTAMFISMISFVLIMAGGTRIIYVIFTMIASIPHLYQIMHNIPKYRHNRLLAFLDPWQDPAGIGYQIIQSWIALGSGGVAGLGLGESRQKLFFLPMSDNDFVFSIIGEEFGFIGTACVVIMFAVLTWQGIRICKSTLDPFGFFLSLGITVSLALQAAINIAVVTGSIPTKGLPLPFISTGGSSILLSMLGIGILLNIAKQSGRSDASASNGGSNRSIDI, encoded by the coding sequence ATGAATGTATTTAGAAATCAACACGCATACGGAAGAGAGATGCAACCTGCGCAGGCTGCGGGTTTCAGCTTTGATGCTATACGTCGTTTAGATCCGGCAAATGTCATAATGTACCTTGTTACGACCTTACTTGTAATAGGAATAATTATGATATACAGTACAAGTTCTGCAAAAATTGTTGATAGCGCTCATTCAATGAATACCACTTTTCTGAGGCATGTTATGTGGGTAGCTATTGCAGTAATAGGTATGCTGATCACGATGAGGCTTGATTATCATTATCTACAAAAATACGGTATGGTGATTTTTGCAATCGCCTTTATTGGGCTGATTGTTGTGCTTATTCCAAAATTCGGCACAGTAACTTATGGTGCCCGCAGGTGGATCAGGTTTGGAAGCTATTTTGGTTATCAACCATCAGAATTTGCTAAACTTGCGATGATAATTTTTATGTCTGGGTATATTACGAAAAACCGGGAAAAAATGTCTACTTTTGCAAGAGGCTTTGTGGTCCCGATTGTATTGATAGGTGTTGTTTCCCTGCTTATTCTAAAAGAGCCGGATTTTGGTACGGCTATGTTTATATCAATGATCTCATTCGTTTTGATAATGGCGGGAGGTACTAGAATAATTTATGTAATCTTTACAATGATTGCTTCAATTCCTCATCTTTATCAGATTATGCACAACATCCCAAAGTATCGACACAACAGACTGTTGGCGTTTCTTGATCCCTGGCAAGACCCTGCAGGAATTGGTTATCAAATTATTCAATCCTGGATTGCGCTTGGTTCCGGGGGGGTGGCTGGACTGGGGTTGGGAGAGAGTCGGCAGAAACTGTTTTTCCTGCCGATGAGTGATAATGATTTTGTCTTTTCGATAATAGGTGAGGAATTCGGATTTATAGGAACAGCATGTGTTGTTATTATGTTTGCAGTATTAACGTGGCAGGGTATAAGGATTTGTAAATCTACACTGGACCCATTTGGCTTTTTCCTTTCATTAGGCATAACTGTTTCACTTGCCTTACAGGCAGCTATAAATATAGCGGTTGTTACCGGATCAATACCGACAAAGGGACTTCCATTACCGTTTATCAGTACGGGAGGCTCATCAATACTATTGTCTATGTTAGGTATAGGAATACTTTTAAATATTGCCAAACAATCAGGAAGATCTGATGCTTCGGCAAGTAACGGTGGGAGTAATAGGAGTATTGATATTTGA
- the murG gene encoding undecaprenyldiphospho-muramoylpentapeptide beta-N-acetylglucosaminyltransferase, producing the protein MNVVFAGGGTGGHLMAGLSIAQEISSRLPGAQIIFFGTNKKTEAGYIGKSGYEFKQITACKLTSFIRLPLFFFVSLIGIIHSLVNLLRIRPDIIIGLGGYGSVLPVVAAYITGVPIVLIEQNVIPGRANIKMARWADAVLCHWESSKKRFKRGRVIVTGVPIRNDIIEHKMQGEDNPFGLGFQKKTLLIMGGSQGAQAINKVMLQSIPRLQELVPGLQVIHLTGKYGCQETKEAYNGMGISSFVSEFYNDIGAAYRLSDLVISRSGANTIAEITAVGVPVILIPYPYATDNHQYWNAYELSSAGGAIIIKQEELTSERVIKLVSDLLINDEKLNNMKKINKGLRKLFAAERVVDQIYHVIEEKKAKKKLFSFVHHV; encoded by the coding sequence TTGAATGTTGTCTTTGCTGGCGGAGGTACGGGTGGGCATTTAATGGCAGGCCTCAGTATAGCACAGGAAATTTCATCCAGGCTTCCCGGTGCGCAAATAATTTTCTTTGGTACAAATAAAAAAACCGAGGCAGGATATATAGGAAAGAGTGGCTATGAGTTTAAGCAGATTACGGCATGTAAGCTAACATCGTTTATTCGTTTGCCACTCTTTTTCTTTGTCTCTCTAATCGGGATAATACACTCGTTAGTTAATCTATTAAGAATCAGGCCTGACATAATCATTGGTTTGGGTGGTTACGGTTCCGTATTACCTGTGGTTGCAGCGTATATCACTGGTGTTCCAATTGTTTTGATTGAACAAAATGTTATACCGGGAAGGGCCAATATAAAAATGGCAAGGTGGGCGGATGCAGTTTTGTGCCACTGGGAAAGTTCAAAAAAACGGTTTAAAAGGGGACGCGTCATAGTTACCGGTGTGCCAATAAGGAACGATATTATAGAGCACAAGATGCAGGGGGAAGACAATCCGTTTGGGCTTGGTTTTCAAAAAAAGACGTTATTGATAATGGGTGGCAGCCAGGGTGCTCAGGCTATAAACAAAGTAATGTTACAAAGTATTCCAAGACTTCAGGAATTAGTTCCGGGTTTACAAGTTATACATTTGACCGGAAAATATGGGTGTCAGGAAACAAAGGAAGCTTATAATGGTATGGGGATAAGTTCCTTTGTTTCTGAGTTTTATAATGATATAGGTGCTGCCTATAGATTGTCAGACCTGGTTATCAGCCGTTCAGGTGCAAATACGATTGCAGAGATTACAGCCGTAGGCGTTCCGGTAATCCTGATACCTTATCCGTATGCTACAGACAATCATCAATACTGGAATGCTTATGAATTGTCCAGTGCCGGAGGGGCTATAATTATTAAACAGGAGGAATTAACCTCTGAAAGAGTAATCAAGCTAGTGTCTGATTTGTTAATAAACGATGAAAAGCTGAATAATATGAAGAAAATAAATAAAGGTTTAAGGAAACTTTTTGCTGCAGAAAGGGTTGTTGATCAGATTTATCATGTGATTGAAGAGAAAAAGGCAAAGAAGAAATTGTTTAGCTTTGTCCATCATGTTTAG